Proteins encoded in a region of the Amyelois transitella isolate CPQ chromosome 9, ilAmyTran1.1, whole genome shotgun sequence genome:
- the LOC106143245 gene encoding uncharacterized protein LOC106143245 isoform X4 produces MATGPKIVHKQFNSPIGLYSQQNIQETLSKHMQNLDNGTVGIDFNQPGTDKPANLANSAVLRMLEEEERNRRGYPKLDPTQVQAIMDTLVHANHRFDSYWPPDGAGMRSARSWDGQLNATGNIYSDFMKATKGQKKVVWPPVPETNGYHQPQQQNPAYHNNAQHSPSAQPPPQYHHQNQQQYQNQPQYQSQYSPQPNQYQNQPQYQAHPQAQYQQPQHCEGKRQEATGLSKLIPFGPGASASPVSPPYRQGPPSPGVAQPYRQPNSRWAPVPAPLSPQTQGSQPSYPQQQYSQPQYSPQPQYSPNQYSEPAYSPPQRQFEPPPSTITLRPQPPIHQQPPPVFASQPAAASFKGGVNMRGDQKWPPQSVKEAVAAENEARVQLARGPACRPRKVKKDYSSFFAQHALNHNYPGYRAPPGTQHYEDNSGRSSY; encoded by the exons ATGGCCACCGGCCCTAAGATAGTGCACAAGCAGTTCAACTCGCCCATAGGGCTATACTCCCAACAGAACATCCAGGAGACCCTCAGCAAGCACATGCAGAATCTCGACAACGGCACCGTCGG AATTGACTTTAACCAGCCAGGAACCGACAAACCAGCAAACCTCGCCAATTCCGCAGTTCTACGAATGCTGGAGGAAGAAGAACGCAATCGCAGGGGCTACCcca AGTTAGACCCCACCCAAGTGCAGGCGATTATGGACACCTTGGTTCACGCTAACCACCGGTTTGACAGCTACTGGCCACCAGACGGGGCAGGGATGCGGTCCGCTAGGAGCTGGGATGGCCAGCTCAACGCCACAGGCAATATTTACTCAGACTTTATGAAAGCCACTAAAG GCCAGAAGAAGGTGGTGTGGCCACCAGTGCCCGAAACGAACGGCTATCACCAGCCGCAACAG CAGAATCCTGCGTACCACAACAACGCGCAGCACTCCCCCTCCGCGCAACCTCCGCCGCAATACCACCACCAGAACCAGCAACAGTATCAAAACCAACCTCAGTACCAATCCCAATACTCTCCTCAGCCCAATCAGTATCAAAACCAACCCCAGTATCAAGCCCACCCACAAGCTCAGTATCAACAGCCGCAGCACTGCGAAGGAAAGCGTCAGGAGGCTACAGGGCTGAGCAAATTGATTCCCTTTGGTCCGGGAGCCTCGGCTTCCCCAGTTTCTCCTCCCTACCGCCAGGGTCCGCCGTCGCCGGGAGTGGCGCAACCCTACCGTCAGCCAAACAGCCGCTGGGCACCTGTTCCAGCCCCCCTTTCTCCTCAG aCCCAAGGATCGCAGCCGAGCTATCCCCAACAACAGTACTCGCAACCGCAATACTCGCCTCAACCACAGTACTCGCCCAACCAGTACTCGGAGCCGGCGTACTCGCCCCCACAGAGACAGTTCGAGCCTCCCCCGTCCACTATCACCCTCCGCCCGCAGCCCCCGATACACCAGCAACCGCCCCCAGTGTTCGCTAGTCAACCAGCTGCAGCGTCTTTCAAAG GAGGAGTCAATATGCGTGGGGATCAGAAGTGGCCGCCACAGTCGGTGAAGGAGGCGGTGGCTGCTGAGAACGAAGCGAGGGTGCAGCTCGCCAGGGGGCCAGCCTGCAGGCCGCGCAAG GTGAAGAAGGACTACTCTTCATTTTTCGCGCAACACGCCCTCAATCACAACTACCCCGGCTACCGCGCCCCGCCCGGCACGCAGCACTACGAAGATAACTCGGGACGATCTTCTTACTAG
- the LOC106143245 gene encoding uncharacterized protein LOC106143245 isoform X1, protein MATGPKIVHKQFNSPIGLYSQQNIQETLSKHMQNLDNGTVGIDFNQPGTDKPANLANSAVLRMLEEEERNRRGYPSQKKVVWPPVPETNGYHQPQQQNPAYHNNAQHSPSAQPPPQYHHQNQQQYQNQPQYQSQYSPQPNQYQNQPQYQAHPQAQYQQPQHCEGKRQEATGLSKLIPFGPGASASPVSPPYRQGPPSPGVAQPYRQPNSRWAPVPAPLSPQTQGSQPSYPQQQYSQPQYSPQPQYSPNQYSEPAYSPPQRQFEPPPSTITLRPQPPIHQQPPPVFASQPAAASFKGGVNMRGDQKWPPQSVKEAVAAENEARVQLARGPACRPRKVKKDYSSFFAQHALNHNYPGYRAPPGTQHYEDNSGRSSY, encoded by the exons ATGGCCACCGGCCCTAAGATAGTGCACAAGCAGTTCAACTCGCCCATAGGGCTATACTCCCAACAGAACATCCAGGAGACCCTCAGCAAGCACATGCAGAATCTCGACAACGGCACCGTCGG AATTGACTTTAACCAGCCAGGAACCGACAAACCAGCAAACCTCGCCAATTCCGCAGTTCTACGAATGCTGGAGGAAGAAGAACGCAATCGCAGGGGCTACCcca GCCAGAAGAAGGTGGTGTGGCCACCAGTGCCCGAAACGAACGGCTATCACCAGCCGCAACAG CAGAATCCTGCGTACCACAACAACGCGCAGCACTCCCCCTCCGCGCAACCTCCGCCGCAATACCACCACCAGAACCAGCAACAGTATCAAAACCAACCTCAGTACCAATCCCAATACTCTCCTCAGCCCAATCAGTATCAAAACCAACCCCAGTATCAAGCCCACCCACAAGCTCAGTATCAACAGCCGCAGCACTGCGAAGGAAAGCGTCAGGAGGCTACAGGGCTGAGCAAATTGATTCCCTTTGGTCCGGGAGCCTCGGCTTCCCCAGTTTCTCCTCCCTACCGCCAGGGTCCGCCGTCGCCGGGAGTGGCGCAACCCTACCGTCAGCCAAACAGCCGCTGGGCACCTGTTCCAGCCCCCCTTTCTCCTCAG aCCCAAGGATCGCAGCCGAGCTATCCCCAACAACAGTACTCGCAACCGCAATACTCGCCTCAACCACAGTACTCGCCCAACCAGTACTCGGAGCCGGCGTACTCGCCCCCACAGAGACAGTTCGAGCCTCCCCCGTCCACTATCACCCTCCGCCCGCAGCCCCCGATACACCAGCAACCGCCCCCAGTGTTCGCTAGTCAACCAGCTGCAGCGTCTTTCAAAG GAGGAGTCAATATGCGTGGGGATCAGAAGTGGCCGCCACAGTCGGTGAAGGAGGCGGTGGCTGCTGAGAACGAAGCGAGGGTGCAGCTCGCCAGGGGGCCAGCCTGCAGGCCGCGCAAG GTGAAGAAGGACTACTCTTCATTTTTCGCGCAACACGCCCTCAATCACAACTACCCCGGCTACCGCGCCCCGCCCGGCACGCAGCACTACGAAGATAACTCGGGACGATCTTCTTACTAG
- the LOC106143245 gene encoding uncharacterized protein LOC106143245 isoform X2 translates to MATGPKIVHKQFNSPIGLYSQQNIQETLSKHMQNLDNGTVGIDFNQPGTDKPANLANSAVLRMLEEEERNRRGYPSQKKVVWPPVPETNGYHQPQQNPAYHNNAQHSPSAQPPPQYHHQNQQQYQNQPQYQSQYSPQPNQYQNQPQYQAHPQAQYQQPQHCEGKRQEATGLSKLIPFGPGASASPVSPPYRQGPPSPGVAQPYRQPNSRWAPVPAPLSPQTQGSQPSYPQQQYSQPQYSPQPQYSPNQYSEPAYSPPQRQFEPPPSTITLRPQPPIHQQPPPVFASQPAAASFKGGVNMRGDQKWPPQSVKEAVAAENEARVQLARGPACRPRKVKKDYSSFFAQHALNHNYPGYRAPPGTQHYEDNSGRSSY, encoded by the exons ATGGCCACCGGCCCTAAGATAGTGCACAAGCAGTTCAACTCGCCCATAGGGCTATACTCCCAACAGAACATCCAGGAGACCCTCAGCAAGCACATGCAGAATCTCGACAACGGCACCGTCGG AATTGACTTTAACCAGCCAGGAACCGACAAACCAGCAAACCTCGCCAATTCCGCAGTTCTACGAATGCTGGAGGAAGAAGAACGCAATCGCAGGGGCTACCcca GCCAGAAGAAGGTGGTGTGGCCACCAGTGCCCGAAACGAACGGCTATCACCAGCCGCAACAG AATCCTGCGTACCACAACAACGCGCAGCACTCCCCCTCCGCGCAACCTCCGCCGCAATACCACCACCAGAACCAGCAACAGTATCAAAACCAACCTCAGTACCAATCCCAATACTCTCCTCAGCCCAATCAGTATCAAAACCAACCCCAGTATCAAGCCCACCCACAAGCTCAGTATCAACAGCCGCAGCACTGCGAAGGAAAGCGTCAGGAGGCTACAGGGCTGAGCAAATTGATTCCCTTTGGTCCGGGAGCCTCGGCTTCCCCAGTTTCTCCTCCCTACCGCCAGGGTCCGCCGTCGCCGGGAGTGGCGCAACCCTACCGTCAGCCAAACAGCCGCTGGGCACCTGTTCCAGCCCCCCTTTCTCCTCAG aCCCAAGGATCGCAGCCGAGCTATCCCCAACAACAGTACTCGCAACCGCAATACTCGCCTCAACCACAGTACTCGCCCAACCAGTACTCGGAGCCGGCGTACTCGCCCCCACAGAGACAGTTCGAGCCTCCCCCGTCCACTATCACCCTCCGCCCGCAGCCCCCGATACACCAGCAACCGCCCCCAGTGTTCGCTAGTCAACCAGCTGCAGCGTCTTTCAAAG GAGGAGTCAATATGCGTGGGGATCAGAAGTGGCCGCCACAGTCGGTGAAGGAGGCGGTGGCTGCTGAGAACGAAGCGAGGGTGCAGCTCGCCAGGGGGCCAGCCTGCAGGCCGCGCAAG GTGAAGAAGGACTACTCTTCATTTTTCGCGCAACACGCCCTCAATCACAACTACCCCGGCTACCGCGCCCCGCCCGGCACGCAGCACTACGAAGATAACTCGGGACGATCTTCTTACTAG
- the LOC106143245 gene encoding DNA translocase FtsK isoform X3, with translation MATGPKIVHKQFNSPIGLYSQQNIQETLSKHMQNLDNGTVGIDFNQPGTDKPANLANSAVLRMLEEEERNRRGYPSQKKVVWPPVPETNGYHQPQQQNPAYHNNAQHSPSAQPPPQYHHQNQQQYQNQPQYQSQYSPQPNQYQNQPQYQAHPQAQYQQPQHCEGKRQEATGLSKLIPFGPGASASPVSPPYRQGPPSPGVAQPYRQPNSRWAPVPAPLSPQTQGSQPSYPQQQYSQPQYSPQPQYSPNQYSEPAYSPPQRQFEPPPSTITLRPQPPIHQQPPPVFASQPAAASFKGGVNMRGDQKWPPQSVKEAVAAENEARVQLARGPACRPRKPRQFSLAELIDMNEV, from the exons ATGGCCACCGGCCCTAAGATAGTGCACAAGCAGTTCAACTCGCCCATAGGGCTATACTCCCAACAGAACATCCAGGAGACCCTCAGCAAGCACATGCAGAATCTCGACAACGGCACCGTCGG AATTGACTTTAACCAGCCAGGAACCGACAAACCAGCAAACCTCGCCAATTCCGCAGTTCTACGAATGCTGGAGGAAGAAGAACGCAATCGCAGGGGCTACCcca GCCAGAAGAAGGTGGTGTGGCCACCAGTGCCCGAAACGAACGGCTATCACCAGCCGCAACAG CAGAATCCTGCGTACCACAACAACGCGCAGCACTCCCCCTCCGCGCAACCTCCGCCGCAATACCACCACCAGAACCAGCAACAGTATCAAAACCAACCTCAGTACCAATCCCAATACTCTCCTCAGCCCAATCAGTATCAAAACCAACCCCAGTATCAAGCCCACCCACAAGCTCAGTATCAACAGCCGCAGCACTGCGAAGGAAAGCGTCAGGAGGCTACAGGGCTGAGCAAATTGATTCCCTTTGGTCCGGGAGCCTCGGCTTCCCCAGTTTCTCCTCCCTACCGCCAGGGTCCGCCGTCGCCGGGAGTGGCGCAACCCTACCGTCAGCCAAACAGCCGCTGGGCACCTGTTCCAGCCCCCCTTTCTCCTCAG aCCCAAGGATCGCAGCCGAGCTATCCCCAACAACAGTACTCGCAACCGCAATACTCGCCTCAACCACAGTACTCGCCCAACCAGTACTCGGAGCCGGCGTACTCGCCCCCACAGAGACAGTTCGAGCCTCCCCCGTCCACTATCACCCTCCGCCCGCAGCCCCCGATACACCAGCAACCGCCCCCAGTGTTCGCTAGTCAACCAGCTGCAGCGTCTTTCAAAG GAGGAGTCAATATGCGTGGGGATCAGAAGTGGCCGCCACAGTCGGTGAAGGAGGCGGTGGCTGCTGAGAACGAAGCGAGGGTGCAGCTCGCCAGGGGGCCAGCCTGCAGGCCGCGCAAG CCGCGTCAATTCTCGCTTGCTGAATTAATTGACATGAACGAGGTCTAA